A stretch of DNA from Tachysurus vachellii isolate PV-2020 chromosome 4, HZAU_Pvac_v1, whole genome shotgun sequence:
TTATTACTGCTAAATACTGTTGTTGGTATAGTAGTAATTTTATTGGTCCCTGAAATCCATTTGACACAATTTCCTTTCTATCTCTGGTGAGCTATTTTAAAATTCCAGTATAATTATTATACCATAGTGCTAGCTTTCCACCTGATTCTTTTTAAATTTGGATTCATCCTGAGTAGAGACACTAAAACCAATTAATTTCAATTGAATTGCATTACCTAAAATGTCAGTCTACCTTacacctacaaaaaaaaaatagttatttttatataacaaattTTGGGaagttttaaactttttttctgtcaaaCTTTTGCCCGTGTCCGGAAACAAACACTTGGAATAACGTACTCTGGCAAAACACCTATGACGATTTAAACccttaaattaattttaaaaataatcataaaaaggTCCTATTTTAGTGCTCATGCTGACATCACTAATTTGATTCGAAAACTGTTATAGCATTGCAGGTTCTAATGATGAAGAATAACAAGACTTCTCATTTTGCACATGCTCGAACAAGATTTGCATTTCATGCAGAAAGGTCTAGTTTCAATAAAACTATGGTTAAAAAGATGTGGGAAATTTAGCTgtgacccaaaaaaaaaaaaaagagtaagacCTTTTTTTAAGAAGCTTTAATAAAAGTGCCTGAAATGCTAATTCTAATCATTTTACAGCATTTCATTCAGGATTATTTAGAAGAATGCACCataattttgtataaatatatccAGTGTCATGGTAATTCCAAACACTTAATAGTATATAGACATTAAGGTGTTAGCAGCAGTGCTGCTCTCATCAGTACAATGTTGTCCACTGACGGACACGAAAAAGGAGGAGGTCATGATGACAGAACGaatcatgatttattattatcaaacaGATCACACGTTCATGTTGAGGCTCCTGGTGTCTGCACCtacagaggaggaaaagaaacgacagataaacaaacaggaCACTACAACCAATCGGTTATTGTGTGGATTATTCCAGCCTACACACTCACGTTAAGTCGTCTTCACTTTAGTGACCTTCACGTTAGCTTCCGCATTTTTGATCGCTTCAGCTCGGAGCTGCGGTTTCAGCGCTGACCGCACGACACTGGCGCAGATCGACGAGAACCGAATGtagctgaaaggaaaaaaaaataaaaaaaatcacaccgtAAGATGCTTATGTTAACGCCTgggtacatacatatatgtccCGCATACATAACATTTAGTTAGGACTCGAACATAACATGAGCAAGACACGTAGCACGCGTGCTAACTAACAGCTGCTAGGTCTGTTAGCAGCACATACAACActttaacacaaaaacatcaCTGCAGAGTCGAACAGATATAAAATGCTGCCCGTTACGTACCTGATACCAGCTTGTCGCCAGTACGAAACCATTTCTTTCGATGTGGTTGATCAGGTAAACCTTCCAAAAGCGAGATTTACCAAGGACGCGACCTACACAGACGGACGCTAAAGCGGCGATGTTTTCTATCCTCTCTGTTGCTTCTGTGACGTTTTTGACGAGCCGACTTGTGGGCTTATTAGCGCCCCAAGTGGCCTGGAGTCACTACAGCTGTGGCTAAAAGTTTTGAgagacacacaaatataaatattcacgAAGTTTGTCGCTTTGCACTTCACAGCAGATGTTACTGTGATGTATTGAAGTATACTTATGGTCTATTTAATGTCTGGGGAGTTTCCTGGTCATGGACCCAagatttttgctgttttgttcacCGAGCCACTTAGTTATTACTTTTGCTTTATGGCAACGTGCTTCATTATGCTGGAAAAAGGGATTATTTGTCACCAAACTATTCTGGGATGGTTAGGAGAAGTTGCTCTCTGAAGATATTTTTGTACCATTCTTTATTCATGGCCGTGTTCTTAGGCAAAATTGTGAGTGAGCCCACGCTCTTGTCTGAGAAGCAACCCAACACATGAATGGTCTCAGGTAGGGTTGCCACCCGTCCCGTGAAATACGGAATCGTCCCGTATTTACAGGCAAAATGACGCGTGCCATATCAAATCAATACGGGACGCGATTTGTCCCGTATTTTACATAGGTCCACATTATACATCGTCCCATGCAAATCACCCCACCCGCATTGTGTGGAGACGCGTCCTATTCTGCCCCTGATTGGGTAATACTCGTTGCCATCGTTggtttgattggtttgttttagggtTACGGGCCGTGAATCACGgccaatcagagtcagaggaggGCGGGACGCCGCCTCGCCGATTCTTTTGCCAGAGTCAGAGTGACAGAAAATCCATATGAAACGGAGTGACAAGAAGTACACTTATAAAAGAAAGTAGGCCTGACAACGTCCAGTACTGCACACTACTACTTCTGGTCCGCTGAtattcactgatacactgatgttatgatgttcatgatgttcatggaagatcttttgcaagtttgcaagttataattactaagttatggatctgttaatttaataataagttaataaaatatggttcacatctcacaagttcctccaaaagcttattttt
This window harbors:
- the atp5f1e gene encoding ATP synthase subunit epsilon, mitochondrial; the encoded protein is MVSYWRQAGISYIRFSSICASVVRSALKPQLRAEAIKNAEANVKVTKVKTT